Part of the Lolium rigidum isolate FL_2022 chromosome 6, APGP_CSIRO_Lrig_0.1, whole genome shotgun sequence genome, tggaattgctcttaggccAGGTGTTAATGTACATTCAACCGCGAGAGCTCGAAATTTGAATCGAAGTGTTCAGTTAGTCCATCAGAACTGAATCACAAATGTTTAGTTAGTCCATCACGAGCATAGCCTGCCTTCCTCAGAAAGAAGGTTTGCCAGTGCATATGCATTATGTCTTGCCTGCATATATGCGTCTATTATGTTTTTGTTGTATCTTCTAAATGGACCGTACGACCTCAGAAAGAAGGTTGGACTGTAAATCTGTCAAACGGTCAGCGCCACGATCGAGTGCAGTTGGCACCTGACACACCAAAACAGAATCTGACGAAGCGACTTGGCACTTAGATTAACCAAGTAACCATGGTAATGCAGTGGATCCGGGATCCAGTTCCAGTCTATGGCGTCTCTTGGTTACTCTAATCTACTTTAGCGATGCGAGCATTTATTGAGGAGATTAAACTATCGGCCGGCAGAGACGCAAAGCTGCCCGAGAAGAAAGGCGCAACCATTGTTGCATTCATCATGGTGAAGTGAAGTCAAACGAAGTCGAAGCTCTCCGCTCAAACCAAGGAGCCGCGCGCACTCTCAAGAACGGATCGATTCCGCTGCACCGGAAACCACATCATAAAACTCATCAACACACTTCCCAAACGAGCAATCCCAAGAGGAGAAAGAGAGAGCACGAGTTACCGTTGGAGCTACCACTGCTGCACCGTTGGAGCTGTTACCGTTGTGCAGCAAAAATTACAAGCAGCGGATACTGCTGCATCATTTGGGATCGAGACACACTCCCAAAAATTCTGATTTCTTATCGAGACATCAAAAACTCTGCATTTCTTATAGCCTAGTCTCGTACCGTAAGACATCAAAGACATTAACTGTGAATGGAATCTGATTTAGCCGCGCCGCTCCTCCGGTCAACTAGGAACCGGGCAAAAGAGCTGCGCAGATTATAAATAAGCCCGTGCCCAGACAGTCTGATCACCCAGTTCATTCTGACCTTAGCTTCAGTATTACCTAGTGAGTAGTACAGTATTACGGACCGATACACCATTGTTGACAGGCAAATCAGCGAGAGTTAAGCAGAGATGAGGAGCTACGCAGCTGTAGTCGGGGCCGCGCTGCTCGCCCTTGGCGCGCTGCTACTCCCCGCCCACCATGTGATGGCCGACACCCCAGCCATGGCGCCGGCCAATGGCATCTCCATGCCCCCGTCGCTGGCCAATGACACGGACATGTCGCCGTCACCGTCGTAcgtgatgccgccgccgccggtctacCCGTTCGTGATCGTGCAGGGAGTGATCTACTGCAAGACTTGCAGGTCCACGCGCTACAACCGTGACATGGACGCATCGCCCCTCCAAGGTTTGCATCACCCACGCACATCCTAGCTATATATAGTTCGTGATCGACGAATCAATGCACGCAATCTGACGCCAATTGCCCGTCATGGTCGTCTCCCTTCTCGCAGGCGCGACGCTGCAGCTGGTGTGCTACGGGAAGAAGGTGGTGAACGTGACGGCGACGGTCTCCGACGAGAACGGCTACTTCCTGGTGATGTTCTACGACATAGCTAACTTCAACCAGCGCAACTGCAAGGTCTTCCTGGGCACCTCGCCGACGCCGCTCTGCAACAAACCCGTCTACCCGCCGAACAAGGGAGTCGGGCTCTCGATCATCAAGGAGACCATCACCACCCCGCCGGTGGGGCTGCAGGGCATCTACTGCCCCACCAGCGTCCTCTTCTACGGCCCATCTACGGCTCGGAACTGTCCATCAAACTGATCGCGCGCGCCGCATCTAAGTATCGATCCGGCTAGCAGCGAGAGTGAGTAACCATCTAGTTATATGCATTGTTGAGTTGATGGATGTCTCAGTGTGTTGCAAACTTGCAATTGCAATAGTGTGTGTTTATGCATTTTTGTGTGCGTGTTGTTAGTTGTAGCCAATGTACGTTCTGTTCAGTTTTGCCAGTGTTTATGCATCGTCTGTTCTTATCTCTGATGGTGCTGTTCTTCTGAGCTGTTGACATCTACGGCGGTCGATTAGATACCTAAGCTGGATAAATTTCAAATTATGCCTGATGTAGGAACCACGGAAGTCGTCGGTGGATCTGTAATCCTGCGTGTTCGCACTTCAGTTCATGCTCAGATCTTCTAGAACGTGAGTACACGTGACTGCGAAGTTCTCATGTGCATGTGCATCATTTTTTGGGCGGCGAAAGGCTTCAAGTGCATGAATTCCATCCAATTGATTCATTTGGTAGAGCGCTAAAGGATGCACTAATGGTCAGATGCACATGAGATCGTTATTCACGTTGGATGCACATGCACTTCTAAGCAGTGCGGATTTCCCGAACGTCCTAAGCCACCCTGGCACTATCTAAAGCCTTCATTTGTTGGAGATTCGTGCAAAAGTTCACTAGTTAAAGCCTTAGCCGTTTTTGCACTTTAGACCCTCACAAAAGTACAAATTGACAAAGGCAGGAGAGCTATGTATAAAAGCCCCAAAtagaaacctaaccctaacctcccCACCCTGGTGTCCTCCTCCCCTTGCTCCGGtggaagcccccccccccccccctgtggCGGCCGATAACACCCTCCCACGCTCTCCCAttcggcggcggcgccctcccaTGGCGGCCAACCGCACCATCCGGCGCTCTCCCATCAGGCGGCGCCCTCCGGTGGCGTGCGACCGCGCCCTCCCGTGCTCCCTtgtttggcggcggcgccctcccgTGGCGCGCGACCGCGCCCTCCCATGCTCCcctgttgtaacatcccaaattttaaaacaaagagaaaatgaatttcctttttccagaaatgagaaccaacaaaaaacttttcttacatagagtgctatgcatagtgctcatacctaatacttgtgctttgccatgatgagtgttactaTGTttgtgtgataaaccctaaaaccctaaagtgatcaagtgaagatcacatataaaataaatgagaaagaaatcaaataagaaaaaccctaaaccttgatcttctcaaaaccaaagggatctattttgagaaaccaaaataaagaaaaagacatatgtgggcatatagccctaataggtaaatcttgaaccctacctttaatattttttgctaaatagtggtgaaccatggtgaaccccactaaaccctaaacctcatccctcttgtcacaaatctttgaaaaaaaaacaaaataaaaagaggtgatcttaaataagaaaaaggcatatgcaagcctatggctactttttgcaaatgctccaactttgagtgttgaccttggtagaTGTTTTGAAATACATCAGCACACCCAaccaagtacttaccaaccaattcaagtgagaagcaaaataaaatcaaacatatgcatagaggcatatgtggcacttagccaaaatattaaATTTTGACCTAGGCACTCACATTgccccaaaatggtttgaaccttttacccaactcaatctaacaccaaatacacctcactcttgtcaaaatgaagcaaagaaaaataaaagaataagaagtaggaaatcacaaaaccctcacatatggtttatgccatttttccaaatctttgacctagaccaatttggccttcaccattagttgaattatgttattaaacacttattacaactttaagaatcaaagaaataccatttaaatcaaattcaaaaattaaaatatgatcacatgagataatagTCATTTTTGACTTTTGCAAtccggtcaccactttgagcctctatatttcaagatctctaaactaaacaaatgcaaatctttgcatgtcatccaagtacacaacaagatgaacaacttttgaaAAGATCATCATACCAAATTCTTTTTGGATCAAGAGTTATGATCAAGtaaagatgagacattgaaacatatgcaagattcacaattttcaaaatgtgatcaaaccatgCCAAACCTTGACCACCACTTGACCTAGCCATGCTCCCCTGACCTcaccctacctagcccatgcaagaaaccgacatggacacgaccagaacatggctggccatggccatgccgaccCCATTCCACCTCGACgcgcctcccctctcttctctccacgatcagcctcgccaccatgtccagcagctagccCAAGATCTCCTGGATTCGCCCGTACGCGCCATTGACCGAGAGGACGACGACACGACCCGGACGACGCGCACCCAGTACGTCCCAGGTACGCCGCcagcggcatggcgacgtcatcggcgcacggacgcgcgcgacacggccacgcggcgttCGCCGTACCTCGTCGTACCCCGACCAACTCCGCGCGCCCTGGtaccctcctcgccacgcggagctcgccggacaagctggcgtcatgccttggcgaccacggtcgccggagaggacgagcgcGCCCGCCACGGTCGCGCCAGTACATGCACGGCCCCGACCACCCTACGCATCCCCTTGCCGCTCCGTTCACGCTCATAGCCTCGccatgacgtcgtgaacacgactgcgtcgtcgcctagccctctagcccaccggagcggccgcgcccttgtcgacttcaaccctgccccgcagcacccaagCTCCTCTATAAATAGGACGTTCCCTGGACGCCATTGAGCACACCAATCCCTTCTCCTCCCATCCCTGCTTCTCCACGACCCAACCACACCCTCGATCGTCGCTGGAGCAAGCCCAAtcggaagatcggagccgcggaagctctgcagcaatcgccatcgactggagcctccccgagggacgccactgctacaggcttcttcctcgtcctcgacaacctcgaacgGAACACCGCCGCCACTCGCCGGACCTacggttagccctccgaccccctaggctcgccgccagacgctcggcatctcgccggagaagacgacggctCGAGCGCGT contains:
- the LOC124663737 gene encoding pistil-specific extensin-like protein, giving the protein MRSYAAVVGAALLALGALLLPAHHVMADTPAMAPANGISMPPSLANDTDMSPSPSYVMPPPPVYPFVIVQGVIYCKTCRSTRYNRDMDASPLQGATLQLVCYGKKVVNVTATVSDENGYFLVMFYDIANFNQRNCKVFLGTSPTPLCNKPVYPPNKGVGLSIIKETITTPPVGLQGIYCPTSVLFYGPSTARNCPSN